In one Bacillus sp. Marseille-P3661 genomic region, the following are encoded:
- a CDS encoding response regulator transcription factor: protein MIRIVIAEDQQLLLGAFGSLLNLEDDMEVVGKASNGEEAVALVEKLQPDVCIMDIEMPGKSGLEAAEQLKGKNCKLIILTTFARSGYFQRALKAGVNGYLLKDSPSEELASSIRSVMAGKRIYAPELIEDAYGEGNPLTDREKEVLELVADGKNTKEIADKLSLKTGTVRNYISTILDKLEVKNRIEAITQSKEKGWFK, encoded by the coding sequence ATGATTAGAATAGTGATTGCTGAAGATCAGCAGCTATTGTTAGGTGCCTTCGGTTCACTACTTAACTTAGAGGATGATATGGAAGTGGTCGGTAAAGCCTCTAATGGTGAAGAAGCGGTAGCTCTTGTCGAGAAACTTCAACCTGATGTCTGCATTATGGATATAGAAATGCCAGGTAAAAGTGGCCTTGAGGCTGCAGAACAGTTAAAAGGGAAAAACTGCAAGTTAATTATTCTAACGACATTTGCTCGATCCGGTTATTTCCAACGGGCTTTAAAAGCAGGTGTAAATGGATATTTATTAAAAGATAGTCCTAGCGAGGAACTAGCCAGTTCAATCCGTAGTGTTATGGCAGGAAAACGAATTTACGCACCTGAGCTAATTGAAGATGCTTACGGAGAGGGAAATCCGCTAACTGACCGTGAAAAAGAAGTGTTAGAGCTAGTGGCAGATGGGAAAAACACGAAAGAAATCGCCGATAAACTTAGTTTAAAAACAGGTACCGTTCGAAATTATATATCAACTATACTCGATAAACTAGAAGTGAAAAACCGCATTGAAGCGATTACACAATCCAAGGAAAAGGGCTGGTTTAAATAA
- a CDS encoding sensor histidine kinase encodes MIKKLIPNPKKSNGISPYIWTILCILPFYFIFQSDRSTIEKIIGIALTVLFFIFYRLAFHSKNVWLVYLWTIILIGISITSSSLFSYVYFSIFLSHYIGNIKDRTAFFILYFVHLISTSIAINFNIIQLDELFLKQLPFVIIVWISVILLPLSIYNRKEKGQLEEKLEDANKRISELIILEERHRIARDLHDTLGQKLSLIGLKSDLARKLVYKNPEQARQEMKDVQQTARTALNEVRKLVSSMRGIRLKDELITVKQILAAAEIEYNEVKDFKLTNVSLLTENILSMCLKEAVTNIVKHSGATRCSISIEQSWKEISMTIKDNGVFKDPNERDKGHGLIGMRERLEFVNGSMQIKTDNGTILDLRVPNDVKQTDKEEI; translated from the coding sequence ATGATTAAGAAGCTGATACCAAATCCGAAGAAAAGTAATGGAATCAGTCCGTATATTTGGACAATACTTTGTATTCTGCCGTTTTATTTTATCTTTCAGTCGGACAGATCTACGATTGAAAAAATTATTGGTATTGCGCTAACGGTTTTGTTTTTTATATTTTATCGACTAGCCTTTCATTCAAAGAATGTTTGGCTTGTTTATTTGTGGACAATCATTTTAATTGGGATCTCTATTACATCAAGTAGTCTATTTAGTTATGTTTATTTTTCTATTTTTTTATCTCATTATATTGGTAATATAAAAGATCGGACTGCTTTTTTTATTTTATATTTCGTACATTTAATTAGTACGTCAATTGCGATTAACTTTAATATTATCCAGTTAGACGAGTTATTTTTAAAACAGCTGCCATTTGTTATCATTGTTTGGATTAGTGTTATACTTCTTCCTTTAAGTATTTATAACAGAAAGGAAAAAGGGCAGCTTGAAGAAAAATTAGAAGATGCTAACAAGCGAATATCAGAACTTATTATATTAGAAGAGCGGCATAGAATTGCTCGAGATCTTCACGATACACTAGGACAAAAGCTGTCATTAATTGGACTGAAAAGTGATTTGGCTAGGAAATTAGTGTATAAAAACCCTGAGCAAGCACGTCAGGAAATGAAGGACGTTCAGCAAACTGCCAGAACCGCACTTAATGAAGTGCGTAAACTAGTATCCTCGATGCGCGGTATTCGTTTAAAGGATGAACTAATAACTGTTAAACAAATACTAGCAGCTGCTGAAATTGAATATAATGAGGTAAAAGACTTCAAGCTTACGAATGTATCATTGTTGACTGAAAATATATTAAGCATGTGTTTAAAAGAAGCGGTAACGAATATAGTAAAACATAGCGGAGCAACAAGATGCTCAATATCAATCGAACAATCCTGGAAAGAAATTAGTATGACTATTAAGGATAATGGTGTTTTTAAGGATCCAAACGAGCGTGACAAAGGACATGGATTGATTGGGATGAGAGAACGTTTAGAGTTCGTAAACGGTAGTATGCAAATTAAGACTGATAACGGAACTATTTTAGATTTACGTGTACCAAATGACGTAAAGCAGACAGATAAGGAGGAAATTTAA
- a CDS encoding fatty acid desaturase yields MANQKMISLRKQVAPYESSNTRNSVLQLLNTLLPFILVWILAYKSLSVSYLLTLALTVIGAGLLVRIFIIFHDCCHHSFFKSRRANRIVGTMTGILTLFPYYQWQHNHSVHHATSGNLDKRGIGDIWVLTVEEYMEASFWLRFAYRLYRNPIIMFLVGPTYVFLLENRFNRKDARLKERLNTYFTNISIVTIIAVLCYSIGWEAFLLIQGPIFLISGTAGVWLFYVQHTFEDSYYAESKEWDFVKAAVEGSSFYKLPKLLQWFTGNIGYHHVHHLSPMVPNYNLETVHNETEPLQQVPTITLATSLQSLRYKLWDEQGNKFITFKEIKSISKVKNVKVNAES; encoded by the coding sequence ATGGCAAATCAAAAAATGATTAGTTTACGGAAACAAGTTGCTCCGTATGAAAGCTCAAATACTCGTAACAGTGTGCTGCAACTTTTGAATACGCTTTTACCCTTTATTTTGGTATGGATACTTGCTTATAAAAGTCTTTCCGTATCATATTTGTTAACATTAGCATTAACAGTTATTGGAGCAGGTCTATTGGTTAGAATTTTTATTATCTTCCATGACTGTTGTCATCACTCGTTTTTTAAAAGTCGTCGAGCAAATAGAATTGTCGGGACAATGACTGGAATATTAACACTATTTCCATATTATCAATGGCAGCATAATCACTCAGTACATCATGCTACAAGCGGAAATTTAGATAAACGTGGTATTGGGGATATTTGGGTACTTACAGTAGAGGAATATATGGAAGCATCGTTTTGGTTACGTTTTGCATATAGATTGTATCGAAATCCAATTATCATGTTTTTAGTAGGTCCAACCTATGTATTTTTATTAGAAAATCGATTTAATCGGAAAGATGCGCGCTTAAAAGAACGATTAAATACGTATTTTACGAACATATCTATAGTAACTATTATAGCTGTGCTTTGCTATAGTATTGGTTGGGAGGCATTTTTATTAATACAAGGGCCAATCTTCTTAATTTCAGGTACTGCAGGTGTTTGGCTATTTTATGTCCAACACACGTTTGAGGATTCTTATTATGCAGAGAGTAAAGAATGGGATTTTGTAAAAGCAGCCGTTGAAGGAAGTTCATTTTATAAACTACCTAAATTGCTTCAATGGTTCACGGGAAACATTGGCTATCATCATGTACATCATCTAAGTCCAATGGTGCCTAATTATAACCTTGAAACAGTACACAATGAAACGGAACCTTTGCAACAAGTGCCGACTATTACGTTAGCCACAAGTTTGCAATCTTTAAGATATAAATTATGGGATGAGCAAGGTAATAAATTTATTACTTTTAAAGAAATAAAGTCAATTTCTAAAGTGAAAAATGTAAAAGTTAATGCCGAGTCTTAA
- a CDS encoding DUF421 domain-containing protein yields the protein MTLILKIFTLYLITIAIMRLMGKSTIIQMTPYDLVAIIIVGTIASEPLISTEFIPTVYALAILVVLHILFAKLTLWQWGNRFFLGEPTILIKDGEIVEDNIEKSRLSIAQLLSILRTKGYPKISDIDYALLEPIGEVSIIPKPENTAVTVQHLEISIEDEGLPISVIIDGRIQHRNLKLLGKTKEWLLDHLKKHNLKAKDIIYAYVNEKTQKLNIKKRTAN from the coding sequence ATGACCTTAATCCTCAAGATTTTCACTTTATATTTAATTACGATCGCAATTATGAGATTAATGGGGAAATCAACTATTATTCAAATGACACCATATGATTTAGTTGCAATTATTATCGTTGGAACTATTGCATCAGAGCCATTAATAAGTACTGAATTTATACCGACCGTATATGCATTAGCTATATTAGTTGTGCTGCATATATTGTTTGCTAAATTAACTTTATGGCAATGGGGAAATCGCTTTTTCTTAGGTGAACCAACGATTTTGATTAAAGACGGGGAAATTGTTGAAGATAATATCGAAAAATCCAGGTTATCGATTGCACAACTTCTATCTATTTTAAGAACGAAGGGTTATCCCAAAATATCCGATATTGATTATGCCTTGCTTGAGCCGATCGGAGAAGTAAGTATTATCCCTAAACCTGAAAACACGGCAGTAACAGTTCAACATTTAGAGATATCGATTGAGGATGAGGGTTTACCTATATCAGTTATCATTGATGGAAGAATTCAACATAGAAATCTTAAACTACTTGGAAAAACAAAAGAGTGGCTTTTAGATCACTTAAAAAAGCATAATTTAAAGGCTAAAGACATTATTTATGCTTATGTTAATGAAAAAACACAGAAACTTAACATAAAAAAACGAACAGCTAATTAA